The proteins below are encoded in one region of Methylophilales bacterium:
- a CDS encoding NAD-dependent epimerase: MKILVTGSAGFIGSALSLKLLDKGNTVIGIDNHNNYYDPKLKDARLARHIDHKNYTHFRMNLEDREAITKLFKDHQFEGVVNLAAQAGVRYSIENPSAYIDSNLVGFANLLEGCRHNKVEHLLYASSSSTYGLNTKQPFSTHEAVNHPVSLYAATKKANELMAHAYSHLYNLPTTGLRFFTVYGPYDRPDMALQKFTRAIMNNEVISIFNYGKHRRDFTYIDDVIEAIIRILDSPAQPNPDWNSNKPDPSTSSAPYRVYNIGNNNPVGLMEFIETLETSLGEKTEKKLLPLQPGDVPDTYADIDDLAEDFGYKPTTNIQKGLENFAKWYMEYNNV; the protein is encoded by the coding sequence GTGAAAATATTAGTAACGGGTTCAGCAGGCTTTATTGGATCAGCGTTATCACTTAAATTACTTGATAAGGGCAATACGGTAATTGGTATTGATAACCATAATAATTATTATGATCCTAAACTTAAGGATGCTCGATTAGCAAGACATATTGATCATAAAAATTATACTCATTTCAGAATGAATCTTGAAGATAGAGAGGCTATAACAAAGCTATTTAAAGACCACCAATTCGAAGGCGTAGTTAATCTAGCTGCACAGGCAGGTGTTAGGTACTCTATTGAGAATCCATCAGCATATATCGATTCTAATTTAGTAGGCTTTGCAAACCTTCTAGAGGGTTGCCGACATAATAAAGTAGAACACCTCTTATATGCTTCATCAAGCTCTACTTATGGCCTTAATACTAAGCAGCCATTCTCTACCCACGAAGCGGTTAATCATCCTGTGAGCCTTTATGCAGCAACAAAAAAAGCTAATGAGTTAATGGCGCATGCGTATAGCCATTTATATAATTTACCAACTACAGGGTTAAGGTTCTTCACAGTCTATGGGCCTTATGACAGACCTGATATGGCATTGCAAAAATTTACTAGAGCAATCATGAATAATGAAGTTATTTCTATATTTAATTATGGTAAACATAGAAGAGACTTTACCTATATTGATGATGTTATTGAAGCCATCATTAGAATTTTAGATAGCCCAGCACAACCAAACCCAGACTGGAATAGCAACAAACCGGACCCATCAACATCTAGTGCGCCATATAGAGTTTATAATATTGGTAATAATAACCCAGTTGGGCTAATGGAGTTTATTGAAACATTAGAAACCTCGCTTGGGGAAAAAACAGAAAAAAAACTACTTCCCCTTCAACCCGGTGATGTCCCAGACACTTATGCAGATATAGATGATCTTGCAGAAGATTTTGGCTACAAGCCAACCACGAACATTCAAAAAGGCCTAGAAAACTTTGCTAAATGGTACATGGAATATAACAATGTGTAA
- the rfbC gene encoding dTDP-4-dehydrorhamnose 3,5-epimerase — translation MRYIPQLIPDVIIIEPKVHIDNRGYFMETFRQDLFEETVGYKVNFIQDNESKSKKGVLRGMHYQLPPYTQAKLVRVIEGKILDVALDIRRSSRTFGKHIATELSADNKRQMFLPHGFAHGFIVLSESATFSYKVDNYYAPMFDRGIAYNDSKLAIDWKLSPELFHLSEKDKLNPNLIDAKEIFK, via the coding sequence GTGAGGTATATTCCCCAATTAATACCTGATGTAATTATTATCGAACCAAAGGTTCATATAGATAATCGTGGCTATTTTATGGAAACTTTTAGACAGGATTTATTTGAAGAAACTGTAGGGTACAAAGTAAATTTTATTCAGGATAATGAGTCAAAATCAAAAAAAGGTGTATTGAGAGGCATGCACTACCAACTTCCACCCTATACCCAAGCCAAGCTTGTTAGAGTCATTGAAGGGAAAATTCTTGATGTAGCTTTAGACATAAGAAGGTCTAGTCGTACCTTTGGCAAGCATATTGCAACTGAGCTTTCAGCAGATAACAAGCGACAGATGTTTTTGCCACACGGATTTGCACATGGGTTTATTGTTCTTAGTGAGAGTGCAACCTTTTCATATAAAGTCGATAATTATTATGCGCCAATGTTTGATAGAGGCATTGCATATAACGATAGTAAATTGGCCATTGATTGGAAGTTATCTCCGGAGCTTTTTCATCTTTCAGAAAAAGATAAGCTAAATCCCAATTTAATTGATGCCAAAGAAATATTTAAATAG
- the rfbD gene encoding dTDP-4-dehydrorhamnose reductase, with amino-acid sequence MKILIIGKDGQLGKSIHKILKLNDNFKKSFENFIFIGREDLDMNNMDRIHGYFKNKNFDLIINCAAYTAVDQAEHEVDFAKNINHFAVKQLAKIAYKKNAKLIHISTDFVFDGESDNPYTEIEKTNPLNIYGKTKLAGEKSIQKIMPTNAIILRTSWLYSEFGNNFFKKIISLGKDQTEISVVNDQIGSPTYASDLAFLILEILNNDEFRKKNPVTQIYHFSNKGQTSRYEFANEILKIASSNCKAISVETQKNSTIARRPRKVILDNTKIEKYLNLKNIFWKESLKKAYLLTKDI; translated from the coding sequence ATGAAAATTTTAATTATTGGTAAAGATGGGCAATTAGGAAAGTCCATTCATAAAATTCTTAAATTAAATGATAATTTTAAAAAAAGTTTTGAAAATTTTATTTTTATTGGCAGAGAAGATTTAGACATGAACAATATGGATAGAATCCATGGTTATTTTAAAAATAAAAATTTTGATCTAATTATCAATTGTGCTGCATATACAGCTGTAGACCAAGCGGAGCATGAAGTTGACTTTGCTAAAAATATAAATCATTTTGCTGTTAAGCAGCTCGCTAAAATAGCTTATAAAAAAAATGCAAAATTAATACATATATCTACAGATTTTGTATTTGATGGAGAAAGTGACAATCCATATACAGAAATAGAAAAGACGAATCCCTTAAATATCTATGGAAAGACTAAACTTGCTGGTGAGAAATCAATACAAAAAATAATGCCAACAAATGCGATTATCTTAAGAACCAGTTGGCTTTATTCAGAGTTCGGTAATAATTTTTTTAAGAAGATTATAAGTTTAGGTAAAGACCAAACTGAAATAAGTGTGGTAAATGATCAAATTGGCTCCCCAACTTACGCATCTGATTTAGCTTTTTTAATTTTAGAAATTCTTAATAATGACGAATTTAGAAAAAAGAATCCAGTCACGCAGATTTATCATTTCTCAAATAAAGGGCAGACAAGTAGATATGAATTTGCTAATGAAATTTTAAAAATAGCATCGTCTAATTGCAAAGCAATTTCTGTAGAAACGCAAAAAAATTCAACAATTGCAAGAAGACCAAGAAAGGTAATATTGGATAATACTAAAATTGAAAAATATTTAAACTTAAAAAATATCTTTTGGAAAGAGTCATTAAAAAAAGCATATTTATTAACTAAGGATATTTAA
- the rfbA gene encoding glucose-1-phosphate thymidylyltransferase RfbA, producing MTKGIILAGGSGTRLHPLTKVVSKQLMPVYDKPMIYYPLSVLMLSGIQEVLIISTPEDLPRFKKLLGDGSDIGMKFKYIIQPSPDGLAQAFILGKNFIGDEDVCLILGDNIFYGHGMIDILSNAVSNAKEKNIATVFGYHVQNPNCYGVVDFDQTGKVLSIEEKPENPKSNYAVTGLYFYPNDVIKKAPKIEPSKRGELEITTINEMYLSEKRLTVKLLGRGFSWLDTGSHESLLEASALIEVIERRQGLKVACIEEVAYRNGFISKQQFIKLGQSMANNQYGQYILSRSKELL from the coding sequence GTGACGAAAGGAATAATTTTAGCAGGTGGATCAGGCACACGCCTTCACCCTCTAACCAAAGTGGTATCGAAGCAACTCATGCCAGTTTATGATAAGCCAATGATCTATTATCCCTTATCAGTATTAATGCTCTCTGGGATACAAGAGGTTTTAATTATCTCCACTCCTGAAGACCTTCCAAGGTTTAAAAAGCTTTTAGGGGATGGGTCTGATATTGGTATGAAGTTTAAATACATTATTCAACCCAGTCCTGATGGACTGGCTCAAGCATTTATACTTGGTAAAAATTTTATTGGTGATGAAGATGTATGTTTAATATTAGGCGATAATATTTTTTATGGTCATGGCATGATTGACATATTATCTAACGCTGTGTCAAATGCTAAAGAAAAAAATATAGCAACAGTGTTTGGATATCACGTCCAAAATCCAAATTGTTATGGTGTAGTAGATTTTGATCAAACAGGAAAGGTTCTTAGTATCGAAGAAAAGCCTGAAAATCCAAAAAGTAACTACGCAGTAACGGGGCTTTATTTCTACCCAAATGATGTAATAAAGAAAGCTCCAAAAATAGAGCCATCTAAGAGGGGGGAATTAGAGATAACCACTATAAATGAAATGTACTTGAGTGAAAAACGTTTAACTGTCAAGTTACTAGGGAGAGGTTTTTCTTGGTTAGATACAGGTTCACATGAGAGCTTATTAGAAGCCTCAGCTTTAATTGAAGTCATCGAGAGGAGGCAAGGGCTTAAAGTGGCTTGTATTGAAGAAGTTGCTTATAGGAATGGGTTTATAAGTAAACAACAATTTATAAAACTGGGGCAATCTATGGCAAATAACCAATACGGGCAATATATTTTAAGTCGTTCAAAGGAGTTGTTGTGA
- a CDS encoding ABC transporter ATP-binding protein/permease: protein MINKLKNLLNLLSQKQQKKFIFLQILVVITAVFELIGIASIGPFMILVSDFSVLEGDNIIANFYLETGLNNHFEFAFLIGMIVLMLLLIGSIISMYTTWLLAIFGQEVGVKLGSRLFQFYLHRTWLFHTTSSSSNLTKKITVEVNRITNGVITPFMQLNSKIVTSFFISIALLIYNPLVTLVALIIFSFSYFMIFRLVRYRLSKNGDMVSAAAKERFKLMAEGFGGVRDILLSRSQKHYIDKFEKSGNSYAHYQGETLALAHVPRYIMELVAFGSLILFLLYLIIKYDGKFDEVLPILSVYTLASFKLIPALQHIYACTVLIRGHISSFSLIEKDLKQSLSFLKIPISNKRKKIKIKESIKLNCIKFTYPKKNIATIKDINIKIPVNKIIGLAGESGSGKSTIIDILVGLIQPSKGEILIDENPLSIGDIPSWQDEIGFVSQSIFLSDATILENVAFTIPKEKINKRKVRRSIRLAGLEKVIDELPDGIETDVGERGVQLSGGQRQRIGIARALYNDPKILVFDEATSALDSNTEKVIMDSIFNFSGLKTIIIIAHRLSTLKKCDLIYFIDKGKVSDKGSFQTLLNNNIKFKKMANLIT, encoded by the coding sequence ATGATTAATAAACTTAAAAATCTATTAAATTTACTAAGCCAAAAGCAACAAAAAAAATTTATTTTTTTACAAATTTTAGTTGTAATTACAGCTGTATTTGAGCTCATTGGTATTGCTTCAATTGGCCCCTTCATGATCCTTGTCTCAGATTTTTCTGTTCTAGAAGGAGACAATATCATTGCAAATTTTTACTTAGAAACTGGACTAAATAATCATTTTGAATTTGCATTTTTAATTGGAATGATTGTTTTAATGTTACTACTTATAGGAAGTATAATATCAATGTATACAACTTGGTTGTTAGCAATTTTTGGTCAGGAAGTTGGAGTAAAGCTTGGTAGTCGCTTATTTCAATTTTATCTGCATAGAACATGGTTGTTTCACACAACTTCCAGCAGTTCAAATCTTACAAAGAAAATAACAGTTGAAGTAAACAGAATAACTAACGGAGTTATTACTCCTTTTATGCAACTTAATTCAAAAATTGTTACTAGTTTTTTTATATCCATCGCTTTGTTAATTTACAATCCTTTAGTTACTTTAGTAGCCTTAATTATTTTTTCATTTTCATATTTTATGATTTTTAGATTAGTTCGGTATAGGTTATCAAAAAATGGAGATATGGTTTCTGCTGCCGCAAAAGAACGATTTAAATTAATGGCTGAAGGTTTTGGGGGCGTAAGAGATATTCTATTATCAAGGTCACAGAAACACTACATAGATAAATTTGAAAAGTCTGGCAATTCATACGCACATTATCAAGGAGAAACATTAGCATTGGCGCACGTCCCAAGGTATATTATGGAATTAGTTGCATTTGGAAGCTTAATTTTATTTTTACTTTATTTAATAATTAAATATGATGGTAAATTTGACGAAGTTTTACCTATATTATCAGTTTATACATTAGCAAGTTTTAAGCTCATCCCAGCATTGCAGCATATATATGCATGTACAGTTTTAATACGTGGGCATATTTCTTCTTTTAGTTTGATTGAGAAAGATCTGAAACAAAGCCTTAGTTTTCTTAAAATACCTATATCAAACAAGAGAAAAAAAATAAAAATAAAGGAGTCAATAAAATTAAATTGTATTAAGTTCACTTATCCTAAAAAAAATATAGCAACAATCAAAGATATTAATATCAAAATTCCAGTAAATAAAATAATTGGGTTAGCAGGTGAATCTGGATCTGGTAAGTCAACAATTATTGATATATTAGTTGGTTTGATACAGCCTAGTAAAGGAGAGATATTAATTGATGAAAATCCTTTATCTATTGGAGATATTCCAAGCTGGCAAGACGAAATAGGCTTTGTCTCACAGTCTATTTTTTTATCAGATGCAACTATTTTAGAAAATGTAGCATTTACAATTCCAAAAGAAAAAATTAATAAACGTAAAGTTAGAAGGTCAATTAGATTAGCTGGCCTTGAAAAAGTTATTGATGAATTACCTGATGGAATTGAAACTGACGTTGGTGAGAGAGGCGTACAACTTTCTGGAGGACAAAGGCAGAGGATTGGGATTGCTCGAGCTTTATATAATGATCCTAAAATTTTAGTTTTCGATGAAGCTACAAGTGCACTTGATAGCAATACAGAAAAAGTAATTATGGATTCAATTTTTAACTTCTCTGG
- the rfbB gene encoding dTDP-glucose 4,6-dehydratase — protein MCKKILITGGAGFIGSAVIRHIIKNTNHYVVNIDKLTYAGNLESLKSIENDSKYVFEHVDICNANEMNRVFNVHQPDIVMHLAAESHVDRSIDLPGEFIQTNIYGTYVMLEEAKNYWSCLEGSKKNNFRFHHVSTDEVYGDLEGTDDLFNEETSYAPSSPYSASKASSDHLVRAWQRTYKFPTLITNCSNNYGPYQFPEKLIPLTILNALEGKGLPIYGDGKQIRDWLYVNDHAKALIHVAMTGETGETYNIGGHNEIQNIEVVKIICSILDDLKPCEHRGIGKYEQLITYVKDRSGHDTRYAIDASKISNKLGWRPNETFASGIKKTVEWYLENTAWLDHVKDGSYMGERLGVVK, from the coding sequence ATGTGTAAAAAAATACTTATCACTGGCGGTGCTGGTTTTATTGGCTCTGCAGTAATTCGGCACATTATTAAAAATACCAATCACTACGTGGTTAATATTGATAAACTTACCTATGCAGGTAATTTGGAGTCCTTAAAGTCTATAGAAAATGATTCAAAATATGTATTTGAGCACGTAGATATTTGTAATGCCAATGAGATGAATCGAGTTTTTAACGTACATCAACCTGATATTGTAATGCATCTGGCAGCTGAATCTCATGTAGACAGATCAATAGATCTTCCTGGTGAATTTATTCAAACCAATATTTATGGTACCTATGTAATGCTTGAAGAAGCTAAAAATTATTGGTCTTGCTTAGAGGGTTCTAAAAAAAATAACTTTAGGTTCCATCATGTTTCTACTGATGAGGTATATGGAGATTTGGAAGGAACAGATGATCTTTTTAATGAAGAAACATCATATGCACCTAGCTCACCATACTCTGCTTCAAAAGCAAGCTCAGATCATTTAGTAAGGGCATGGCAAAGAACTTATAAATTCCCAACTTTAATTACTAATTGCTCAAATAATTATGGCCCTTATCAATTCCCCGAAAAGCTAATACCTCTTACTATTTTGAATGCATTAGAAGGTAAAGGCTTACCAATTTATGGTGATGGTAAACAAATTCGAGATTGGTTATATGTTAATGATCATGCAAAAGCATTAATTCATGTCGCCATGACAGGGGAAACTGGTGAGACATACAATATTGGTGGACATAATGAAATCCAAAATATCGAAGTTGTTAAAATTATTTGTAGTATTTTAGATGATTTAAAACCATGTGAGCATCGAGGGATTGGTAAATATGAACAGCTCATTACTTATGTAAAAGATAGATCTGGGCATGATACAAGATATGCAATAGATGCCTCAAAGATATCTAATAAGCTTGGATGGAGGCCAAATGAAACATTTGCATCTGGAATCAAGAAAACTGTTGAATGGTATTTAGAAAACACTGCTTGGCTTGACCATGTTAAAGATGGAAGTTACATGGGAGAGCGATTAGGAGTTGTAAAGTGA